In Saccharothrix syringae, the following are encoded in one genomic region:
- a CDS encoding SDR family NAD(P)-dependent oxidoreductase, whose product MSDAKALFGGGVAVITGAGAGIGAGLARHAALELGMTVVLADVDTAAIAALRAELEAAGARAVDVACDVRDPGALERLAERTVTEVGPVRLLVNNAGVEQFGYLWDTPVANWERLVSINVNGVFHGIRAFLPRMLAEAGRSWVWNLSSIGGVSAAPLQAPYIMSKHAVLALTECLHQEVELAGHAGHVHVQAVLPGAVASDIFESAGAVEDGDIAAAEEHREAMLKVKAQAMDPLDAARVFFDQAAAGEFYLTSQPFVVDAMAARADTLAHRRAPVLLQGEFTVPAE is encoded by the coding sequence ATGAGCGACGCGAAAGCCCTGTTCGGCGGCGGTGTCGCCGTCATCACCGGCGCGGGCGCCGGCATCGGTGCGGGCTTGGCCCGCCACGCCGCGCTGGAGCTGGGCATGACCGTCGTGCTCGCCGACGTCGACACCGCCGCCATCGCGGCCCTGCGCGCCGAACTGGAAGCGGCCGGTGCCCGCGCGGTCGACGTCGCCTGCGACGTGCGCGACCCCGGGGCGCTCGAACGGCTCGCCGAACGCACCGTGACCGAGGTCGGCCCGGTCCGGCTCCTGGTCAACAACGCCGGTGTCGAGCAGTTCGGCTACCTGTGGGACACCCCGGTCGCCAACTGGGAGCGCCTGGTCTCGATCAACGTCAACGGCGTCTTCCACGGCATCCGCGCGTTCCTGCCGCGCATGCTCGCCGAGGCGGGGCGTTCGTGGGTGTGGAACCTGTCCTCGATCGGCGGTGTCAGCGCCGCACCCCTGCAAGCTCCCTACATCATGAGCAAGCACGCCGTGCTCGCGCTCACCGAGTGCCTGCACCAGGAGGTCGAGCTGGCTGGGCACGCCGGTCACGTCCACGTCCAGGCGGTGCTGCCCGGCGCGGTCGCCTCCGACATCTTCGAGTCCGCGGGCGCGGTCGAGGACGGCGACATCGCCGCGGCCGAGGAGCACCGCGAGGCCATGCTCAAGGTGAAGGCGCAGGCGATGGACCCGCTCGACGCCGCCCGCGTGTTCTTCGACCAGGCGGCGGCCGGCGAGTTCTACCTGACCTCGCAGCCCTTCGTCGTCGACGCCATGGCCGCCCGTGCCGACACCCTGGCCCACCGCCGTGCCCCGGTCCTGCTCCAGGGCGAGTTCACCGTCCCGGCCGAGTGA
- a CDS encoding serine hydrolase domain-containing protein, with translation MTVPHDPRVHAALDRALELGETGIAVAAYHRGELIVDAVAGLADAERGIPADHRTLFPVFSVTKGVTALAVHLQAERGLLDLDAPIARYWPEFAVNGKGATTVEQALSHRAGIPQMPDGVTPELMADWDWMVERIAAFTPLFEPGTANAYHVLVWGWILGEVVRRTDPARRPFDAFVREEICAPLGVTDFHLGVPDADLPRVATLYGGNTFAIVDEHNISPPAVFPGSDVHNQRVVRQAVDPGAGAIATAPSAARIFALLAEGGELDGVRLLSRERAASLTRPRQGAHDPDRVLTIPVWFGAAGYWLGGEPGASDPLVGGHREIVYSPGAGGSIAWADLRDRIAVAICHNNMDTPAITDPETTFAPVVRAIREIVAEREENTR, from the coding sequence ATGACCGTCCCGCACGACCCACGCGTTCACGCCGCGCTCGACCGCGCGCTGGAGCTGGGGGAGACCGGCATCGCCGTCGCCGCCTACCACCGCGGCGAGCTGATCGTCGACGCCGTCGCCGGGCTCGCCGACGCCGAGCGCGGTATCCCCGCCGACCACCGCACGCTGTTCCCGGTGTTCTCGGTGACCAAGGGCGTCACCGCACTCGCCGTGCACCTCCAGGCCGAGCGCGGCCTGCTCGACCTGGACGCGCCGATCGCCCGCTACTGGCCGGAGTTCGCCGTCAACGGCAAGGGCGCCACCACGGTCGAACAGGCGCTGTCGCACCGGGCGGGCATCCCGCAGATGCCCGACGGGGTCACGCCGGAGCTGATGGCCGACTGGGACTGGATGGTCGAGCGCATCGCCGCGTTCACCCCGCTGTTCGAACCCGGCACGGCCAATGCCTACCACGTGCTGGTGTGGGGGTGGATCCTCGGCGAGGTCGTGCGCCGCACCGACCCCGCCCGTCGGCCGTTCGACGCGTTCGTCCGCGAGGAGATCTGCGCACCGCTCGGCGTCACCGACTTCCACCTCGGCGTGCCCGACGCGGACCTGCCCCGGGTCGCCACCCTCTACGGCGGCAACACCTTCGCCATCGTCGACGAGCACAACATCAGCCCGCCCGCCGTGTTCCCCGGATCGGACGTGCACAACCAGCGCGTCGTGCGGCAGGCCGTCGACCCCGGTGCCGGGGCCATCGCCACCGCGCCCTCCGCGGCCCGGATCTTCGCCCTGCTGGCGGAAGGCGGCGAACTCGACGGCGTGCGGCTGCTGTCCCGTGAACGGGCCGCGTCCCTGACCCGACCGCGGCAAGGCGCGCACGACCCGGACCGGGTGCTGACCATCCCGGTGTGGTTCGGCGCGGCCGGCTACTGGCTCGGCGGCGAGCCGGGGGCGTCCGACCCGCTGGTGGGTGGGCACCGCGAGATCGTCTACAGCCCCGGTGCGGGTGGGTCGATCGCCTGGGCCGACCTGCGCGACCGCATCGCCGTGGCGATCTGCCACAACAACATGGACACCCCGGCGATCACCGATCCGGAGACGACGTTCGCGCCCGTCGTCCGCGCGATCCGCGAGATCGTCGCCGAACGCGAGGAGAACACCCGATGA
- a CDS encoding nuclear transport factor 2 family protein, producing the protein MSTDGKGTADDVTLIVTLLNQFGRMADESTVPEIGALCTEDVEWWMPEATWQGREDVLKGLESMRELGYAGPASRNRHVITNHEVHVDGDRAAAHSYFQLLSGGTPSSILAVGSYTDELRRGADGRWLLARRQVTS; encoded by the coding sequence TTGAGCACCGACGGCAAGGGCACCGCCGACGACGTGACGCTCATCGTCACCCTCCTCAACCAGTTCGGCCGGATGGCCGACGAGAGCACCGTCCCCGAGATCGGCGCGCTCTGCACCGAGGACGTGGAGTGGTGGATGCCCGAGGCGACCTGGCAGGGCCGCGAGGACGTGCTGAAAGGGCTGGAGTCGATGCGCGAGCTGGGGTACGCCGGTCCTGCCTCCCGCAACCGGCACGTCATCACCAACCACGAGGTCCACGTGGACGGCGACCGCGCCGCGGCGCACTCCTACTTCCAGCTCCTGTCCGGCGGCACGCCGTCGAGCATCCTCGCCGTCGGCTCCTACACCGACGAACTGCGGCGCGGCGCCGACGGCCGCTGGCTGCTCGCCCGTCGTCAGGTGACCTCCTGA
- a CDS encoding enoyl-CoA hydratase/isomerase family protein, which yields MTTSADDGHLDLSVSVRDGIALLEMRRPPANHFDERLVGGIVDAALALDDDPACRVIVLASQGKHFCAGADFGDGGGFDRDRVAVSERLYRRAARLFDVRTPIIAAVQGAAVGGGLGLACAADFRVAEASSRFVANFALLGFHQGFGLSVTLPDLVGRRAAADLLLTGRRVGGEEALRIGLADRLAEPGRVRETALAWAREIAAAAPLAVRSIRATLRADLPDRVRQALEHELVEQARLWRTADCAEGIAASLERRAPVFRGE from the coding sequence GTGACGACATCTGCTGACGACGGCCACCTCGACCTGTCGGTGTCCGTGCGGGACGGCATCGCGCTGCTGGAGATGCGCCGCCCACCCGCCAACCACTTCGACGAACGGCTCGTCGGCGGGATCGTCGATGCGGCTCTCGCCCTCGACGACGACCCCGCCTGCCGGGTGATCGTGCTGGCCTCGCAGGGCAAGCACTTCTGCGCGGGCGCGGACTTCGGCGACGGCGGGGGCTTCGACCGGGACCGGGTGGCGGTGTCCGAACGCCTGTACCGCCGGGCCGCTCGACTGTTCGACGTGCGCACGCCGATCATCGCCGCGGTGCAGGGCGCGGCGGTGGGCGGCGGGCTGGGCCTGGCGTGCGCGGCGGACTTCCGGGTCGCCGAGGCGTCGTCGCGGTTCGTGGCCAACTTCGCGCTGCTGGGCTTCCACCAGGGCTTCGGCCTGAGCGTGACGCTGCCGGACCTGGTGGGCCGCCGGGCCGCGGCCGACCTGCTGCTGACCGGTCGGCGGGTGGGTGGTGAGGAGGCCCTCCGCATCGGACTGGCCGACCGGCTCGCCGAACCCGGCCGGGTGCGTGAGACCGCGCTGGCGTGGGCTCGGGAGATCGCGGCGGCGGCGCCGCTGGCGGTGCGGTCGATCCGGGCGACGCTGCGGGCTGACCTGCCCGACCGAGTCCGTCAGGCGCTGGAGCACGAACTGGTCGAGCAGGCCCGGCTGTGGCGGACCGCCGACTGCGCCGAGGGCATCGCGGCGAGCCTGGAGCGGCGTGCACCGGTGTTCCGCGGCGAGTGA